CCTTTTATCAAATTCCCTTCGCCAGAAAAAAGGACATCATGGTCCATCCATATCAATAATTAGTAATTAGTTGATGGATCTAAACATATACAGCTAATGATTAACTAACTAGTATTTAGCTGGCTAATATAAACTATTATCAATTAGCTAGCTAATCATTAGCTGGGAGGGATCCAAACAGAACCTCAACCAATTGGCACAAACTAATTAACACTTTGAAAGACCAAATTAGGTACCACAAGAAAAGGAAATTAAATCAAGCCCGGTCAGCAACACATATACGTGTATCATATATCATCAAGAGTCTTACTACGACGGTACTCCGATTACCTTTAGAGGTACGAGGTTGTCACAACCCAAATGTTAAAAATATGATTAACATGTAACTAGTAGCATTATGAGCATCATTGAACCATAATGGAGCATCATATACATGTGTTGCATGAGTTGTTTATTATTTTTTACTTTGTTTGTGTGAATGTTGTGAAGTAAGTTTAATTTTTGTTAAGTAACCGTGCCCTTaaaaattttattcaaatactagactCCGGAGGATGAATTTAATTTGTGACATCTAACCGGAgtcataaaattcttggaagttTTGAAAACTGATATCtaatttgaatttttgtgagcaATCTAGAATAGATTTTTGAGTTCTTATTGTTGCAGTGTGATCTTGGTGGTTTGATCTTGCTCCAGAAAATTTTTGATGATTTTTGGAGCCCAGGAAGTCCTAGGTTTTAAATTTTAAAGTTGAACCatcatttttctttttcccctcctccccaggcccacctgtcagcaGCGCCCCCAACCTTTCTTGCACCAGCTCGCCCGCCGGTTGGGCAACAGAGGTGGCAGCGCTATGGCATCGTGCACCCGTTGGCCGCTCACCTCCTGCTCACCCTCCCCCTCGATTTAAACCGCGCCGGCCTCCTTCTCCAAACCCTAGCCCCCAATTTCTTTCTTCTCCACCATTACTGCTGCCTCCTCCCCTTCTTCCCCAATTCCGGCCGCCGTCAATCCCCAACCTTCGATGAGTGATTCTTCGATTCCTCGCAGCCCTGGCCTCCCCTCATCCTCCTTGACCGATTCCGGCGCTAATCCCATCATTTCCCTCGCCGTGCAGGGCTCCCGGCGGAGCTCCGTGGGTCAAGGCTAGCGGCCGGCATTGACCCAGCCTGGGCCCATTTTCCCCCTGGGCCAGCCGGTCAACGGCTCGGGGGCCCAGGTTGTGCAGATCTGCTGTTTTAGGGTGTTTTAGTGATCTGAACTGTTTAAAATTCGTGTAAAATTCTGTAGATCTCTGAAAAATGTGAAAGTTATTTTGTTGGATTTCTTGCACCAAGATCTATCTTGTAAATTTGATGGATTGCATGTTTCTGTTTTAGTAAAGTAGTTATATTTTGTTTATGTTAAAGTAACTTTAAATGCTTGGTAATTTCTCTGCTGCGCTAAAAATGCCAGACTTAACTTTGTTAGATTCCTGGTGAAAGTTCTATCTAGTGGTGAAATTTGTTTGTATGGAACCGAACTGATTGATAAGATTTTAGTAAGATTTTAGTGTGATTTATTGTTCTCTACCTGCAGGCTCGTTTAATTCATAATTTTTGTTTGAAAAGTTATAAAAGGGTAAAACCTATTTTGTTAGCCTTGTCTATCCATCTAGTTCTTGTGGTAATTTTCTAGAAATTGTTTAAAGTAGTTTGCATATCTTTTAAGATTTGTCTTATTTAGAGCAACTCAAAATTGTCATGCTCATAAATATTTCTATAAAATTGATTTTGCTACAAATCTAACTTTCATGATTTCGTATTGAGGTTCTCTGTGTGCTCaaattaattcataatttatGCTTGCTGCATGAATTTATTTTGACCAACCCTCACTTTAGGTTCTTTTGTTAAGAGCATAGTAAGCGGGGTTTTGTTGCTGGTGTTTGTGTTGCTTGTCTTGTTTATGTATGGCATTCATTCCTTATTTTATATCATGACATATTTATATCACGGTACCATGCTAATGCACTCATCTCATTCATATAttattgtcagacccggggccacggggctgtgtacattaaggagtccgtattggaccaggggataggacatgtcctgtaccttatttatgttgtattctacccgcaggcggagtagaactagtcgatacagaaggaaactactcgagttgtacttgagtacgattcctaagctagtatcaggctaggattcatgtaaccctgtccctccGGATATATAAgtgcgggcagggaccccctcaaaaccaagatcactagatcaacatcaaggcaatacaaaccatcatacaggacgtagggcattacgcatattgcggcctgaacctgtctaaatcttgtgttgtctgcaccttcgagttcctgatctcggcgcatcccaacccaaaacctaccaccttgggtatacccctcggtgggcagccggataaaacccgacagctggcgcgccaggtaggggagcgcatcgaagatccaccggcaaactcgatggcatctttctagttcactaGGTGGCCgattgctaccttcacgcatgtgcatcggcggatcgattcatcgagttcgagatcagaTCCTTtggcgaacggctacatcgactacgactactcggctcgacttcacctcgcgctgcaatgTTGATGCGCCGCGGCCGCAGACCTCGATGACCCGGCTCAACTTTgacttgtgccgcaatgtccgcgcaCAGCAGCgatgagttcgactacttcggcttgtgccgcaatgtccgcgcgtAGCAgtgacgagttcgactacttcgacttcgcgaggacaatcggcggcccgccgacgactacttcgactactcgttcTCGACTAAAAACTAGTCGACggcgagcctcacagcaatgactacatcaactactcgtttcgactcgaaaactagtcggaatcgacttcgactagtcgagcttcatcaacaaaccatcgcagctccatcaacgagcttcATGACTTCATCGACATttgtccacgaatcaagctaagtaacttataccttttctgacttgttcttcacaagatcggctaccttttcggggtacgcctctcgacgggcatgaaaccctcgggggctacaccatgatcgactgcTTATCTGTGTACTACTCTTGATGGGCAATGAAACCCTCCGGAGCTACACTTTGTCGACTGCTTTTGCGCGCAGCGCATCCTATTTGTCGCATGGcgactactttctgcttgttgtatcctcttaacggtcgctaatctactcgagtagcaaatgccttaatccgtgaaacctcgagtccctagtcatgacctaagcgacccgtcctgtatgagcgaaggcaggagacctaagcgactcgtacatgatatgagcgaaggcaagagacctgagcgactcgtacatgctaTGAGCGAAGGCCAtaagacctaagcgactcgtacatgctatgggcgaagtctaaactgggaccgcgtgaacgtaaagggtggactgctcgggagatttaaatggcctaagaaaaaaaaagagctcgacacagcaaaaTTCACACCAGATAAATTTTGGTGTTTTTACATTATTACTGAGTGCTACTCAATATCTTCACATTATGCTACATACtgtgtgcattgtcttttttcaggtcaagcttCAGCAACAATCCTCCAGACAGCGCGGCGTGCCATCGCAgtttcgctagttcccaggctcgggggctgggcgatgcgcactactcgacatgactcattcggctctcctggcttgtacgctcgggggctggacgccgcaaaactattcaaagatgactcatatggagactgagagtgcagaagaaactctaagccaccgcgcggttaaataaaccagcgggaggcttaatttctcTATGCAGAGGCGAAGATTTTTTTCtcaggatttcagagtaacaccaatgccatgattctttgatcctttttcccaaacctgggagatttggattcaaggctcgggggctgtgagacacgtggcatcgactacttatttttcgaaagtactcgaaggataagaagaaaagactcaagactagtttgaccctcagcttgattcttcgattcaatctaaggctcgggggctactccatatggagtgcgattattcatcgcactccatacaaaagaaagaattcggggcatgagcacctcatagattcgatgcagtcagaagagtattcgaagagaaatttcaagacggagcttcgaaagaagtcgaagactgcttcagaagtactcgaagagcctgcagtactcagctacgaagagctcgggggcttgtcagacccggggccacggggttgtgtacattaaggagtccgtattggaccaggggataggacgtgtcctgtaccttatttatgttgtattctacccgcatgcggagtagaactagtcgatacagaaggaaactactcgagttgtacttgagtacgattcctaagctagtatcaggctaggattcatataaccctgtccccccggatatataagtgcgggcagggaccccctcaaaaccaagatcaccagatcaacatcaaggcaatacaaaccatcatacaggacgtagggcattacgcatattgcggcctgaacctgtctaaatcttgtgttgtctgcacctttgagttcctgatcttggtgcatcccaacccaaaacctaccaccttgggtatacccctcggtgggcagccggattaAACCCGACAATTATAGTGATCGAAACGTCAGAGAATGAGCCCATTGAGCCTGCCAAGACCGTCAAAATCGAGCCCGGAGTTGAGTTCGTTGTTGAGCCGGAAGAAAACCAAgtcaagcagctaagcatgttcttgaCCCGCTTAATTTGATTTAATTTAGTTATCTCACTTGGGTATTTGTGGTTATACTATATATTTATCTATTCCATCGTTGATCCTACTTTCTTgcatttaacttccttgttttaTATATCCATGTCCTTGCCATTTGTAGTTAGTAACTAATTAATTCATTAGATGCTTAGCTATGCTTAGAGTTGGTCTATAATTTGTAAGAAAATTTTAGGAATAGGATCACACTACACTCACTTGGCAACTTGGTTACCCTTGATCGCACTTGTCCGGTTTTGGGAATGTTGGAAGGATCAAAACGGTCTAGTTGGAAAAGTGGTTTCATGGTTTGGACGGAATGTAGAGCCTAGAGAAAGAAGTCTTGGAGGCATAGTCCGCTTGAATCGTTTAAGAACCGTCCGTGAATGACCTCGGTTTTGAGCAACTTAACGTACTACCATATATCTAATTATGGTATGGATAAGCTAAATACCTTCTATGTTTTAATCATTGAGGCACGGttctagatgcgtggccatagagctttgtagagaggcttagggggtGTCCTCGGTGAACCTAGGTGACTCTCCGTGCAAGTTAGTCGTGATTTTCAACGGTTGAGACTTGTTGAAAAAAGTTGATGCGAGTACACCCTTACCCAACATGATCGGTTGGGTGAaccgcatggtccttgtgtcgtgtgtgTAAAGAaatacccttgcaaggttaaataatCAATTTGAAATGTcacgctctcggttatgagcaagctcaatatCCAATGAATTCTTTGTAGAAGTATCGTTTATGCTTGGTTAGGACTCGTGTCATCTTATGTTACTTTATTTGTTTATAGCATTTAAGCCCTTGTTTTCCTAAACGGTATTAAACGGCCGTTTAGATGGGTCTAAACGGTAGACGAGGCATTGACATTTAGTTTAGGCCCTAGGCGGAAAAATTAAACGTTGACCAGTTTAAACGGTTAGCGCATGTTTAAACGCCCGAAATGACTGAAACGGAACGATGCCTGGGCGATTTTAAACGCCGTTTGGGCCATTTTTCTATCCATTTCGGAGTTGGGCCGTTTTCAACTCTAAACCCTAAACGAGCCCACGAGCCCACGAGCGCCCAAAGCCTGCACTTTTCTCAGCCCCGCCTGGCCGCCTCCATCTCGCAGCTTCCCTGGTGCCCGCCGCCACCCAGGGAGGAGTCGCCGGAGCACAGGGCCGCCGCCCAGGGAGGCGCGCCCGCCCAGAAGGTTTCCTCTGCGCCCTGCCGTCGCCCTCCAGCCTCCACTTTTCTCAGCCCCGCCTGGCCGCCTCCATCTCCCAGCCTCCCTGGTGCCCGCCGCCACCCAGGGACGAGTTGCTGGAGCACAGGGCCGCCACCCAGGGAGGCGCGCCCGCCCAGAAGGTTTCCTCCGGGCCCTGCTGTCGCCCTCACCGTGGAGCTCTCCGCCGGTGCCCTGCCCTCACCCAGGCACTCTACTCCGGCGCCCTGCCCACACCCAGACCTCAGGCAGGGGCTCTCCCGCAAGACCCCAGGCAGGGAGGTGCGCGCGCCCAGGGGTGCTCCTCTGGCGTCCAGAGAGCTCACCCGCCCAGTTGTCTGCCGCCAGGAGGCAGTAGCTCGTTCCTGCTGCGAGGTAATGCTCTCCCGCAAGACCCCACACAGTATCTTGTTTTTCATGAAATTGTCATTTTCCA
The sequence above is drawn from the Panicum hallii strain FIL2 chromosome 7, PHallii_v3.1, whole genome shotgun sequence genome and encodes:
- the LOC112899424 gene encoding circumsporozoite protein-like — encoded protein: MENDNFMKNKILCGVLRESITSQQERATASWRQTTGRVSSLDARGAPLGARTSLPGVLRESPCLRSGCGQGAGVECLGEGRAPAESSTVRATAGPGGNLLGGRASLGGGPVLQQLVPGWRRAPGRLGDGGGQAGLRKVEAGGRRQGAEETFWAGAPPWAAALCSGDSSLGGGGHQGSCEMEAARRG